A part of Synechococcus sp. KORDI-49 genomic DNA contains:
- a CDS encoding SIS domain-containing protein — protein MHRSSRIRHLSALTRCLQEEATAIASAAERLSSEQVEAALTLLERCADRKAKLVITGVGKSGIVARKIAATFSSIGLMALFLNPLDALHGDLGVVAPEDVCLLLSNSGETAELLEVLPHLKRRGTGRIAIVGRAESSLARGSDVVLEAGVDREVCPLNLAPTASTAVAMAIGDALAAVWMERRGISPADFALNHPAGSLGKQLTLTAADLMVPASKLHALKPETPLPEVIGGLTRDGIGCGWVERSDQSGALVGIITDGDLRRALQDHSTEGWSRLTAADLMTADPITVEGDVLVVHALECMERNRRKPISVLPVVNSDQEMQGLLRLHDLVQAGLA, from the coding sequence ATGCATCGATCATCCCGGATCCGGCACTTGTCCGCTCTGACCCGCTGCCTGCAGGAGGAAGCCACCGCCATCGCCTCAGCGGCGGAACGACTGAGCAGCGAGCAGGTGGAAGCGGCGCTGACCCTGTTGGAACGCTGTGCCGATCGCAAAGCCAAGCTCGTGATCACGGGCGTGGGCAAGAGCGGCATCGTGGCCCGCAAGATCGCCGCCACCTTTTCCTCGATCGGGCTGATGGCCCTGTTCCTCAACCCACTGGATGCCCTGCACGGGGATCTCGGAGTGGTGGCACCGGAGGACGTCTGTCTGCTGCTCTCCAACAGCGGCGAAACCGCTGAGCTGCTGGAGGTGCTGCCCCATCTGAAGCGACGCGGCACCGGCCGGATCGCCATCGTCGGACGGGCGGAATCCTCCCTCGCCCGCGGCAGCGATGTGGTTCTGGAAGCCGGCGTCGATCGGGAGGTCTGCCCCCTGAATCTGGCGCCCACCGCCAGCACGGCCGTGGCGATGGCGATCGGTGATGCGCTGGCGGCGGTCTGGATGGAACGACGCGGCATTTCACCGGCGGACTTCGCGCTGAATCACCCGGCCGGATCGCTGGGCAAACAACTCACTCTGACGGCGGCCGACCTGATGGTTCCGGCCTCGAAACTGCATGCCTTGAAGCCCGAGACGCCTCTGCCTGAGGTGATCGGTGGCCTCACCCGCGATGGCATCGGCTGCGGCTGGGTGGAGCGCTCGGATCAGAGCGGTGCCCTGGTGGGGATCATCACCGACGGTGATCTGCGCCGCGCACTGCAGGATCACAGCACAGAGGGCTGGAGCCGCCTGACGGCCGCTGATCTGATGACCGCGGATCCGATCACGGTGGAAGGGGACGTGCTGGTGGTTCATGCCCTGGAATGCATGGAGCGGAACCGCCGCAAACCGATCTCGGTTCTGCCTGTGGTGAATTCGGATCAGGAGATGCAGGGACTCCTGCGCCTTCACGATCTCGTGCAGGCGGGTCTGGCGTGA
- a CDS encoding CCA tRNA nucleotidyltransferase: MDLPGVPNALLDALRAASRELGCAHLAFVGGVVRDGLLHRRHGVAWRGVPDLDLVVEGDARQLALALQRICGSERLTACREHGSFGTVELCLDGVLLDLATARRESYPAPGENPVVQPGTLQADLVRRDFSINAMAFDLISGELIDPHGGQRALQKRSLELLHPGSISDDPTRVVRAARYAARLDFHLADDSLEQLRQTMERWPWRWSTGDAREKAPPALSTRLRMELDRLLQREPWAEALSLLQSWGAMALVDPALQDDLPWRQRLMAACRLRVPLLPALLLGAADPLEVAKRLDLPGQQTKVLGQCRDLLAWLPEHAPPPGAPPSQWCRALEGSGWSAEAVVLAVCHRPAEWRLLLRWWGRWRHVRSPLTAAELIDAGWSPGPGLGAELSRLRLQRIDQEGR; this comes from the coding sequence ATGGACCTGCCGGGTGTGCCGAATGCTCTGCTGGATGCTCTCCGGGCTGCTTCCCGGGAGCTCGGCTGCGCTCATCTCGCCTTCGTCGGAGGGGTCGTGCGCGACGGACTGCTGCATCGGCGCCACGGTGTGGCCTGGCGCGGAGTTCCGGATCTCGATCTCGTGGTGGAAGGGGATGCCCGCCAGCTCGCCCTTGCACTGCAGCGAATCTGCGGCTCGGAGCGCCTCACCGCCTGCCGGGAGCACGGCAGTTTCGGCACCGTCGAGCTCTGTCTGGATGGTGTGCTCCTGGATCTGGCGACGGCTCGCCGGGAGTCCTATCCCGCCCCCGGGGAGAATCCCGTCGTTCAGCCCGGCACCCTTCAGGCGGATCTGGTGCGGCGCGATTTCAGCATCAATGCGATGGCGTTCGATCTGATCTCCGGAGAACTGATTGACCCTCATGGGGGTCAGCGGGCTCTGCAGAAGCGTTCTCTGGAGTTGCTGCATCCCGGCAGCATCAGCGATGACCCCACCCGGGTTGTCCGCGCCGCCCGCTACGCCGCCCGTCTGGATTTCCATCTGGCCGATGACTCCCTTGAGCAGCTGCGTCAAACCATGGAGCGCTGGCCCTGGCGCTGGTCGACGGGGGATGCCAGGGAGAAGGCGCCCCCGGCGCTCTCCACCAGGCTGCGCATGGAACTGGATCGTCTGCTCCAGCGGGAACCCTGGGCGGAAGCCCTATCGCTTCTGCAGAGCTGGGGTGCGATGGCCCTTGTGGACCCTGCCTTGCAGGATGATCTGCCATGGAGGCAGCGGTTGATGGCGGCCTGCCGACTTCGGGTGCCGCTGCTGCCGGCGCTGTTGCTGGGGGCAGCCGATCCGCTTGAAGTGGCGAAGCGACTCGACCTTCCCGGACAGCAAACAAAGGTGCTCGGACAGTGCCGGGATCTGCTGGCCTGGCTGCCGGAGCACGCACCTCCGCCAGGCGCACCACCCTCCCAGTGGTGCCGCGCGCTGGAAGGGAGCGGCTGGTCCGCTGAGGCCGTGGTGCTGGCGGTCTGTCATCGCCCTGCGGAGTGGAGGCTCCTGCTGCGCTGGTGGGGGCGCTGGCGCCATGTCCGCTCACCACTGACGGCAGCGGAACTGATCGATGCGGGTTGGTCCCCCGGTCCCGGACTCGGAGCCGAGCTCAGCCGGCTTCGTCTGCAGCGGATTGATCAGGAGGGGCGTTGA
- the selD gene encoding selenide, water dikinase SelD, with translation MTTAVPEDALVLAGGGHSHALVLRRWAMHPERRPRRPVILVNRHSTALYSGMVPGLIAGIYQRRDAAIDLRRLAARAGVALVIAEITGVDSTGKRLELSQRPPLRFGLLSLDVGAETRPSGGMPIKPLEPALAFLEAEDLEKPAGDAAPFCVVGSGLAAVEVVLALRHRWPERSLRLQAFPKRLEARVLQVLKRHRIELQPADAPLPGPSLHCTGSRAPSWLQATGLPLDQNGRLLTDHHLQVEGETLIFASGDCAVIRSDPRPASGVWAVRSARPLAANLEARCRGGSTRPWRPQRQALQLLGIPGSAPQALALKGHWRLGPFRWLWWWKQRIDRRFMAGFQQLQTMDSIDPDASMACRGCAAKLAASPLTAALAESGLRSAAQQPEDAAELLPAGTAGSSWLQSVDGFPALLSDPWRNARLTALHACSDLWASGAMVTSAQAVITVPALSSPLQSELLRQTLAGLQSALEPQGAALIGGHTLEARHPTPAPASLGMQVTLCVNGQVRRKHTGTGWSKRGLRHGDRLLLSRPLGTGVLFAAAMQGAADAEDLDRAERMMGSSQHPLLEELLREETEQEELHACTDITGFGLLGHLGEMLDDDCRLQLDAVKIPSLNGALELLEAGHCSSLAPANRSAWRWLDAPAGKAGPRIHLNLEGLPIGGSRHRALLELLVDPQTCGPLLIGCSETLAMRLESLHSWHRIGCVL, from the coding sequence ATGACGACCGCTGTCCCGGAGGATGCCCTGGTGCTGGCGGGCGGCGGCCACAGCCATGCCCTGGTGCTGCGCCGCTGGGCCATGCACCCGGAGCGGAGACCGAGGCGCCCCGTGATTCTGGTGAACCGGCACAGCACCGCGCTGTACTCGGGAATGGTGCCCGGGTTGATTGCCGGGATCTATCAGCGGCGGGACGCAGCGATCGATCTGAGGCGTCTCGCGGCTCGTGCCGGGGTCGCTCTGGTAATCGCGGAGATCACCGGCGTGGACAGCACCGGCAAGCGGCTTGAACTCTCGCAGCGACCGCCCCTGCGCTTCGGACTGCTCAGCCTCGATGTCGGTGCGGAGACCAGACCCTCAGGCGGAATGCCGATCAAACCGCTGGAGCCCGCTCTGGCTTTTCTCGAAGCGGAGGATCTGGAGAAGCCGGCCGGGGATGCAGCGCCGTTCTGCGTCGTCGGATCAGGGCTGGCGGCGGTTGAAGTGGTGTTGGCCCTGCGGCACCGCTGGCCGGAACGATCGCTGCGACTGCAGGCGTTTCCCAAGCGCCTGGAAGCGAGGGTGCTGCAGGTTCTGAAGCGTCATCGGATCGAGCTGCAGCCAGCTGATGCACCCTTGCCGGGACCGTCCCTCCACTGCACCGGAAGTCGTGCTCCCAGCTGGCTTCAGGCCACCGGTCTGCCGTTGGATCAGAACGGACGGCTGCTCACGGATCACCACCTGCAGGTGGAAGGGGAGACCCTGATCTTCGCGAGCGGAGACTGTGCTGTGATCCGATCCGATCCCCGGCCCGCATCAGGCGTCTGGGCTGTGCGGTCAGCAAGGCCCCTGGCGGCGAATCTCGAAGCCCGATGCCGGGGCGGAAGCACCCGACCCTGGCGACCGCAGCGTCAGGCCCTGCAGCTGCTCGGAATTCCAGGATCCGCTCCACAGGCCCTGGCCCTGAAAGGCCATTGGCGGCTGGGACCCTTTCGATGGCTCTGGTGGTGGAAGCAGCGGATCGATCGCCGGTTCATGGCGGGATTCCAGCAGCTGCAGACGATGGACTCCATCGATCCGGACGCGTCGATGGCCTGCCGAGGCTGTGCCGCCAAGCTGGCAGCCTCTCCCCTGACCGCAGCCCTTGCCGAGTCGGGGCTCCGCTCCGCTGCGCAGCAACCGGAGGATGCCGCTGAACTGCTGCCAGCGGGAACTGCAGGCTCAAGCTGGCTTCAGAGCGTCGATGGCTTTCCAGCTCTGCTCAGCGACCCGTGGCGAAACGCTCGATTGACCGCTCTGCATGCCTGTTCCGACCTCTGGGCTTCCGGAGCCATGGTGACCAGTGCCCAGGCGGTGATCACCGTTCCGGCCCTGTCGAGCCCGCTGCAATCCGAGCTGCTGCGCCAGACCCTGGCTGGCCTGCAATCGGCACTGGAACCTCAGGGAGCCGCGCTGATCGGCGGGCACACCCTGGAGGCCCGTCATCCGACCCCGGCACCGGCCTCGCTCGGGATGCAGGTGACCCTCTGCGTCAATGGTCAGGTCCGGCGGAAACACACCGGAACCGGCTGGAGCAAACGAGGCCTGCGGCATGGCGACCGACTGCTGCTCAGCCGTCCTCTCGGCACCGGCGTGCTGTTCGCTGCCGCGATGCAGGGGGCTGCCGACGCCGAGGATCTTGACCGTGCCGAGCGCATGATGGGCTCAAGCCAGCACCCCCTCCTGGAGGAACTGCTCCGCGAGGAAACGGAACAGGAGGAGCTGCATGCCTGCACCGACATCACCGGGTTCGGCCTGCTCGGACATCTCGGTGAAATGCTTGACGACGACTGTCGCCTGCAACTGGATGCCGTGAAGATCCCCAGCCTGAACGGCGCTCTGGAACTGCTGGAGGCCGGTCACTGCAGCAGCCTGGCCCCTGCGAACCGCAGTGCCTGGCGCTGGCTGGATGCACCAGCCGGGAAGGCTGGCCCAAGGATCCATCTGAACCTGGAGGGACTCCCGATCGGAGGTTCACGCCATCGGGCATTGCTGGAGCTGCTGGTGGATCCGCAGACCTGCGGGCCGCTGCTGATCGGCTGTTCAGAAACGCTGGCCATGCGGCTGGAATCCCTGCATTCCTGGCATCGGATCGGCTGTGTTCTGTAA
- the galE gene encoding UDP-glucose 4-epimerase GalE, translating into MARFLITGGAGFIGSHTCLVLLNEGHSLLVLDNFSNSSPEPMQRVLELADRHDNEALTLVEGDVRSAEDLERVFGAAPGAVDGVIHFAGLKAVGESVADPLRYWDVNLSGSRCLAEAMERHGCRTLVFSSTSTVYGEPEVFPLREDTPTAPVHPYAQTKLAVETMLQALCRVSPWRIASLRYFNPVGAHPSGHIGEDPLGVPNNLFPFITQVAAGRRESLQVFGQDYPTPDGTGIRDYLHVMDLAEAHSSTLRHLLGQPAPTHLTLNIGTGRGLSVLEVVNGFEAATGLTIPRRMVERRPGDVPRLEACPRKAAQVLGWEASRTLEDMCRDGWAWQQANPMGYRSGS; encoded by the coding sequence ATGGCGCGATTTCTGATCACGGGTGGGGCGGGATTCATCGGCAGTCACACCTGTCTTGTGCTGTTGAACGAGGGCCATTCCCTTCTGGTGCTGGACAACTTCAGCAACAGCAGCCCTGAACCGATGCAGCGCGTGCTTGAGCTGGCCGATCGCCACGACAACGAAGCGCTGACCCTGGTGGAGGGGGATGTGCGCTCCGCAGAGGATCTCGAGCGGGTGTTCGGTGCCGCCCCAGGCGCTGTGGATGGGGTAATTCATTTCGCCGGGCTCAAGGCGGTGGGGGAATCCGTGGCCGACCCTCTCCGTTACTGGGATGTGAACCTGAGCGGCAGCCGTTGCCTGGCGGAAGCGATGGAGCGGCACGGTTGCCGCACGCTCGTCTTCAGCAGCACCTCCACGGTGTACGGAGAACCGGAGGTGTTCCCGCTGCGCGAGGACACACCGACAGCGCCCGTGCATCCCTACGCGCAGACGAAGCTCGCCGTGGAAACGATGCTGCAGGCACTCTGCCGAGTGAGCCCCTGGCGCATTGCCAGCCTCCGTTACTTCAATCCGGTTGGTGCTCATCCCAGTGGGCACATCGGAGAAGATCCCCTGGGCGTCCCCAACAACCTGTTCCCGTTCATCACCCAGGTGGCCGCCGGACGACGGGAGTCTCTTCAGGTGTTCGGACAGGACTACCCGACACCGGACGGCACCGGGATCCGCGACTACCTCCACGTGATGGATCTGGCGGAGGCCCACAGCAGCACCCTCCGCCATCTGCTCGGACAGCCAGCCCCCACGCATCTCACCCTCAACATCGGAACAGGCCGCGGCCTTTCCGTGCTTGAGGTGGTCAACGGCTTTGAAGCAGCCACAGGCCTCACCATCCCGAGACGGATGGTGGAACGTCGCCCGGGCGATGTGCCCCGCCTCGAGGCCTGTCCTCGCAAGGCAGCACAGGTGCTGGGGTGGGAGGCCAGCCGGACGCTGGAGGACATGTGCCGCGACGGCTGGGCCTGGCAGCAGGCGAATCCGATGGGGTACAGAAGCGGCTCATGA
- a CDS encoding peptidylprolyl isomerase: METGTTVQDLSRVISPEGQQLLQHHNLLRPLIEKMVIDETTAAAVVSDEKLAEARLGLLKRRGYTSLEQWSDLLTELGKSDDDLSGQLLRTLRVSAMAREKFAPKAEARFLERKNELDQVVYSLLRLSNRFLARELYLQIESGEANFADLAGRHAEGPERNTNGIVGPVPLTQAHPILVEKLRVAKPGDLLEPFKVSDWWLVVRLERYSPSTFTDEVSDAMCKEMFDAWINELTASSLSRLQGDGSDASEQTS, from the coding sequence GTGGAAACCGGAACGACGGTTCAGGACCTGAGCCGCGTGATCAGTCCAGAGGGGCAGCAGCTCCTCCAGCACCACAACCTCTTGCGTCCGCTCATCGAGAAGATGGTGATCGACGAGACCACAGCGGCAGCGGTTGTTTCGGACGAGAAGCTGGCTGAAGCGAGGCTCGGCCTGCTGAAGCGCCGGGGATACACCTCCCTTGAGCAGTGGTCTGATCTCCTGACGGAACTCGGCAAGAGTGACGATGATCTCAGCGGCCAGTTGCTGCGCACCCTGCGCGTCAGTGCCATGGCCCGAGAGAAATTCGCACCGAAGGCTGAGGCCCGATTCCTGGAACGCAAGAACGAGCTCGACCAGGTTGTGTACAGCCTGCTCCGCCTCAGCAACCGTTTTCTTGCCAGGGAGCTTTATCTGCAGATCGAATCCGGTGAAGCCAACTTCGCTGATCTCGCGGGCCGTCATGCCGAAGGGCCTGAACGCAACACCAACGGAATCGTCGGACCGGTCCCGCTCACCCAGGCCCACCCGATTCTTGTGGAGAAGCTGAGGGTGGCGAAACCAGGGGACTTGCTGGAACCGTTCAAGGTCTCGGACTGGTGGCTGGTGGTCAGGCTGGAGCGCTATTCGCCCTCGACCTTCACCGACGAGGTCTCCGACGCCATGTGCAAGGAGATGTTTGACGCCTGGATCAACGAGCTGACCGCGTCTAGCTTGAGTCGCCTTCAGGGAGATGGCTCGGACGCCAGCGAGCAGACGTCATGA
- a CDS encoding peptidase domain-containing ABC transporter → MTQSPPFPLLQLPAFKDLSSEGAARLQQETRGLKFDLGHQLVEDGEIPARVLVLLQGQARLVGEQRGRMTTVGKFGPGSILGAASLLCGHPCENVVAAQEVVAAAIPDETWLHLYKTESSFRRWCDGQLWPQELQFLLETLIAGSANAEISTLQLLQTHYKACRHCAPTAEAIRAAQDEGATVFLSSSWGEASPGRLVQADSDLPPTDRFAPRLVALPQEVMDALGGDASLTTTASAVEDASTSTLTLLPASEEEGSLPPVSHYSPERNVVDSLRLIRADGPIDETLACFQMLAQLMKLPFRRDSIEKVLRDNLRRGLTPNLQLCGQLAASLGLHVMAARVPASAGTRLQVPSMIPWKGGFALVVASNERGLKFASPKHGMVSLTTSELETSFPEGIELLLMERSNATPEQNFGPGWFWPALKRYRGVLTQVLAASFVVQLFTLANPLLIQVIIDKVITQRSLDTLQVLGIALVVVTILEGVLGSLKTFLFAETTNRIDQRLGAEVIDHLLRLPLGYFDRRPVGELGTRVAELEKIRNFLTGQALTTILDAAFSVIYILVMIVYSWLLTLIALSVLPIQVGMTILGAPLFRRQFRAAAEENAKTQSHLVEVLTGIQTVKAQNVEMVSRWRWQEFYSQYIARTFEKTITGTALNQTSQVLQKISQLMVLWVGASMVLKGELTLGQLIAFRIISGYVTQPLLRLSTIWQQIQELRVSFERLADVIDTPEESDEVDKSKVMLPPLEGQVRFENLSFRFRPGQPEVLKDVNLEIKPGTFVGIVGQSGSGKSTLMKLLPRLYSPEEGRILIDGYDIDKVELYSLRRQIGIVPQDPLLFSGTVSENIALTNPEASSEEIVRAARLANAHDFIMELPSGYSTSVGERGASLSGGQRQRVAIARTLLSNPKLLVMDEATSALDYETERKVCDNLLENLNDRTVFFITHRLSTIRNADIIVMLDKGAVVELGTHEELMNHRGRYFALYRQQGDA, encoded by the coding sequence ATGACCCAGTCACCCCCCTTCCCCCTGCTTCAGCTGCCGGCGTTCAAGGATCTCAGCTCTGAGGGTGCCGCCCGGCTTCAGCAGGAGACGCGTGGCCTCAAGTTTGATCTCGGACATCAGCTGGTGGAGGACGGTGAGATTCCCGCCCGCGTGCTGGTGCTGTTGCAGGGCCAGGCCCGCCTGGTCGGTGAGCAGCGGGGACGCATGACCACGGTGGGCAAGTTCGGGCCGGGAAGCATCCTGGGAGCGGCAAGTCTGCTCTGCGGTCACCCCTGTGAGAACGTCGTCGCTGCCCAGGAGGTGGTGGCTGCGGCGATCCCGGATGAGACGTGGCTGCATCTGTACAAGACAGAGTCGAGTTTCCGCCGATGGTGCGATGGCCAGCTGTGGCCTCAGGAACTGCAGTTCCTTCTGGAAACCCTGATCGCAGGCTCGGCCAATGCCGAGATTTCCACGCTGCAGTTGCTCCAGACCCACTACAAGGCCTGTCGCCACTGCGCTCCGACCGCTGAAGCGATCCGAGCCGCTCAGGATGAGGGCGCCACGGTTTTCCTCTCCTCCTCCTGGGGAGAAGCCTCCCCAGGTCGTCTCGTTCAGGCCGACTCGGATCTTCCTCCGACCGATCGTTTCGCCCCCCGCCTGGTGGCTCTGCCTCAGGAGGTGATGGATGCCCTCGGGGGTGACGCCAGTCTCACCACCACCGCCAGCGCGGTGGAGGATGCATCGACGTCCACCTTGACGCTGCTTCCGGCCTCTGAGGAGGAGGGATCCCTGCCTCCCGTGAGCCATTACAGCCCGGAACGGAATGTGGTCGACAGCCTTCGACTGATCCGCGCCGACGGTCCGATCGATGAGACCTTGGCCTGTTTCCAGATGCTGGCGCAGCTGATGAAGCTGCCGTTCCGGCGCGATTCGATCGAGAAGGTGCTGCGCGACAACCTGCGGCGTGGCCTCACCCCCAATCTTCAGCTCTGCGGACAGCTGGCCGCCAGCCTCGGTCTGCATGTGATGGCCGCCCGGGTTCCGGCTTCAGCGGGGACCCGGCTTCAGGTTCCGTCGATGATTCCCTGGAAGGGGGGGTTCGCCCTTGTGGTGGCCAGCAACGAGCGCGGCCTGAAGTTTGCCTCTCCGAAGCACGGCATGGTGAGCCTGACGACTTCGGAGCTGGAGACGAGCTTTCCCGAGGGCATCGAGCTGCTGCTGATGGAGCGCTCCAATGCGACGCCTGAGCAGAACTTCGGCCCCGGTTGGTTCTGGCCCGCTCTGAAGCGCTACCGCGGAGTGCTCACCCAGGTGCTGGCTGCGAGCTTCGTGGTTCAGCTCTTCACCCTGGCCAACCCGCTGTTGATTCAGGTGATCATCGACAAGGTGATCACGCAGCGAAGTCTCGACACACTGCAGGTTCTCGGTATCGCCCTTGTGGTGGTGACCATCCTGGAGGGTGTGCTCGGCAGCCTCAAGACCTTCCTGTTTGCCGAGACCACCAACCGAATCGATCAGCGCCTGGGAGCGGAAGTGATCGATCACCTGCTGCGTCTGCCCCTCGGTTACTTCGATCGGCGGCCCGTCGGGGAACTGGGCACGCGGGTCGCCGAGCTCGAGAAGATCAGGAACTTCCTGACAGGTCAGGCCCTGACGACGATTCTCGATGCGGCGTTTTCAGTCATCTACATCCTTGTGATGATCGTCTACAGCTGGCTGCTCACCCTGATCGCCCTCTCGGTGCTGCCGATCCAGGTCGGAATGACGATTCTCGGAGCACCGCTGTTCCGTCGTCAGTTCCGCGCCGCCGCCGAGGAGAACGCCAAGACTCAGAGCCACCTGGTCGAGGTGCTCACCGGCATTCAGACGGTCAAGGCCCAGAACGTTGAAATGGTCAGCCGCTGGCGTTGGCAGGAGTTCTATTCCCAGTACATCGCGCGCACCTTCGAGAAGACGATCACCGGCACGGCTCTGAACCAGACCAGCCAGGTGCTGCAGAAGATCTCCCAGTTGATGGTGTTGTGGGTCGGTGCCTCGATGGTCCTGAAAGGAGAGCTGACTCTCGGTCAGCTGATCGCTTTCCGGATCATCTCCGGCTACGTGACCCAGCCGTTGTTGCGTCTGTCCACGATCTGGCAGCAGATCCAGGAGCTTCGGGTGAGCTTTGAACGCCTTGCCGATGTCATCGACACTCCTGAGGAATCCGATGAGGTGGATAAATCAAAAGTGATGCTTCCGCCTCTGGAAGGTCAGGTGCGCTTCGAGAATCTCTCGTTCCGATTCCGGCCCGGCCAGCCGGAAGTTCTCAAGGACGTCAACCTTGAGATCAAGCCCGGCACCTTTGTCGGCATCGTCGGGCAGAGCGGCAGCGGCAAGAGCACTCTGATGAAGCTTCTGCCTCGTCTCTATTCCCCAGAGGAGGGCAGAATTCTCATCGATGGTTACGACATCGACAAGGTCGAGCTGTATTCCCTGCGTCGCCAGATCGGCATCGTTCCGCAGGATCCTCTGCTGTTCAGCGGCACCGTGAGCGAGAACATCGCTCTCACCAATCCTGAGGCTTCCAGTGAGGAGATCGTGCGTGCGGCGCGTCTGGCCAATGCCCATGATTTCATCATGGAACTACCCAGCGGATACAGCACCTCCGTCGGTGAGCGCGGGGCATCTCTCAGTGGTGGACAGAGACAGCGCGTGGCGATCGCCCGCACGCTGCTGAGCAATCCGAAGCTGCTGGTGATGGATGAAGCCACCAGCGCACTGGACTACGAAACCGAACGCAAGGTCTGCGACAACCTTCTCGAGAATCTCAATGACCGCACCGTGTTCTTCATCACCCACCGCCTGTCGACCATCCGCAATGCGGACATCATCGTGATGCTGGATAAGGGCGCGGTTGTTGAACTCGGTACCCATGAGGAACTGATGAATCACCGGGGTCGTTATTTCGCCCTATACCGCCAGCAGGGGGACGCCTGA
- a CDS encoding HlyD family secretion protein, whose translation MKLNPFKRDDSTGLAQPTNGVQDVNGETVSITRFDESVLQQGRFWMRTVTWTLIGTTVFGVAWLALARTEEIVVATGKLEPIGSVKDIQMPVGGVADEILVKEGEQVKAGQVLMKLDTEASEEQQRSLQTQMQALQNNLQLKDDELSLKRKELRDYLAMNREEVAMLEKNLVLASDILGRLEELARQGATPELQLLQQRNTVEETRGRLMQTRVDRDRQSAILNQNITQLQQAIQQTRSQEADLKAKLAETRVTLRYQQLKSPVDGVVFDLKPTSTGFTAQSTQTVMKVVPYGSLEAKVEVPSNKIGFVKLPQGQDGKPGCPQDLSICMDADISIDSYPSTDFGVLNGKVTKIGSDALPPDPQEQREQLSFPVTVELQQQQLKLKSGTSLPLQVGMSLTANIKLRKVSYLQLLLGEFQDKAESLQRL comes from the coding sequence ATGAAACTCAACCCTTTTAAGCGCGATGATTCCACCGGCCTGGCGCAGCCGACCAACGGTGTGCAGGACGTGAACGGCGAAACGGTGTCGATCACGCGATTCGATGAGTCCGTGCTTCAGCAGGGGCGCTTCTGGATGCGCACCGTCACATGGACGCTGATCGGCACCACGGTGTTCGGTGTGGCCTGGTTGGCTCTCGCGAGAACCGAAGAGATCGTCGTCGCGACAGGAAAGTTGGAGCCGATCGGCTCGGTGAAGGACATTCAGATGCCTGTCGGGGGCGTTGCTGACGAAATCCTGGTGAAGGAGGGGGAGCAGGTGAAAGCCGGGCAGGTGTTGATGAAACTGGACACCGAAGCGAGTGAAGAGCAGCAGCGATCTCTTCAGACCCAGATGCAGGCGCTTCAGAACAACCTTCAACTCAAGGACGATGAACTGAGTCTGAAACGCAAGGAGCTCCGCGATTACCTCGCTATGAATCGAGAGGAGGTGGCGATGCTCGAGAAAAATCTCGTTCTGGCCTCGGACATCCTCGGACGTCTGGAGGAACTGGCCCGCCAGGGAGCCACGCCGGAGCTGCAACTGCTTCAGCAGAGAAACACCGTTGAGGAGACCCGTGGTCGCCTGATGCAGACCCGCGTCGATCGGGACAGACAATCAGCCATCCTGAATCAGAACATCACGCAACTGCAGCAGGCGATCCAGCAGACCCGGTCCCAGGAGGCTGATCTGAAGGCGAAGCTTGCTGAAACGCGTGTGACCCTGCGGTATCAGCAGCTCAAATCCCCGGTGGATGGCGTGGTGTTTGATCTCAAGCCCACGTCCACCGGATTCACAGCCCAGTCCACCCAGACGGTGATGAAAGTCGTTCCTTATGGTTCCTTGGAGGCGAAAGTTGAGGTGCCGAGCAACAAGATCGGTTTCGTCAAACTTCCTCAGGGACAGGACGGCAAGCCGGGTTGCCCGCAGGATCTCTCGATCTGCATGGATGCCGACATCAGCATCGATTCCTATCCGTCAACCGATTTCGGTGTGCTGAATGGCAAGGTCACCAAGATCGGTTCCGATGCTCTGCCTCCGGACCCTCAGGAACAGCGTGAACAACTCAGCTTTCCAGTCACCGTTGAACTGCAGCAGCAGCAGTTGAAACTCAAGAGCGGCACGTCACTGCCTCTGCAGGTGGGTATGAGCCTCACGGCGAACATCAAGCTGCGCAAGGTTTCCTATCTGCAACTGCTGCTCGGCGAATTCCAGGACAAGGCGGAATCGCTTCAGCGCCTCTGA